One Cupriavidus necator N-1 DNA window includes the following coding sequences:
- the ligD gene encoding DNA ligase D, whose translation MATTPGTSKARARTAERSPNLDRYQKKRNFSVTSEPAGTRQRLQKANPLRFVVQKHWARRLHYDFRLELDGVLLSWAVPKGPSCDPSEKRIAVHVEDHPLDYANFEGEIPAKQYGAGSVIVWDRGTWEPIGDPREGMAAGKLLFDLYGEKLAGRWELVRIAKPGDQSEQWILFKKRDAWARPLAEFDVLAALPDSVIAKPLGTLTQTSQGSTEMASDSAITDAPLAPLPAKLGPQLANPAPALPTGTGWVIETKFDGYRILARISDARVTLFTRNGHDWTRMLRSLAAEIEKLDISEGWLDGEIVVLRDGMPDFNALQNAIDGHRSDAIVFFAFDLPFWEGRDLRNVPLAQRRAKLGELVGDRSERVRFSEAFDAPPAQIFQAACQLGLEGLMFKRADASYVSARTQTWLKAKCKLRQEFVIGGFSDRSGAAAEVGKLLLGVYAHRELRYVGGVGTGWDSATATELRRRLAALEVDRSPFSTEAHSSRRWGGGREAAVRWVKPTLVAEVEFSDWTPEGQVRQASFKGLRADHPAKSIRREAIQTTVTPHGVSAIKVTNPDRVIDKSTGITKVELVRYYESVAERMLPHLKDRPLSLVRAPDGIDAPTFFQKHAETAMPGLTEQPQSLWPGHAALLTADSAEAIVAAAQMNAVEFHTWNSTARHIACPDRVIFDLDPGEGIAWETMVEAAMLVRTLLDELGLQSWLKTSGGKGLHVAVPLAPQRSYDEVKAFSRAAVKHLAVTLPQRFTARSGAANRKGRIFVDYLRNGFSQTTAAAFSARARPGLGVSIPVSWEQLTKLKSGAQWTIRDAREYLSFQVADPWQSYWEARQSLTAAIERLS comes from the coding sequence ATGGCAACGACCCCAGGGACGTCAAAGGCTAGAGCTCGCACTGCAGAGCGATCGCCCAACCTCGACCGCTATCAGAAGAAGCGCAACTTCAGCGTCACTTCAGAGCCGGCGGGAACACGACAGCGGCTCCAAAAGGCCAATCCGTTACGTTTCGTGGTCCAGAAGCATTGGGCACGGCGGCTGCACTATGACTTCCGGCTTGAACTCGATGGTGTTCTGCTCAGTTGGGCAGTGCCCAAGGGCCCTAGCTGCGATCCCAGCGAAAAGCGCATCGCGGTCCATGTGGAGGACCACCCGCTCGACTATGCCAATTTTGAGGGAGAGATCCCGGCCAAACAGTATGGCGCCGGCTCGGTGATCGTCTGGGATCGTGGCACGTGGGAGCCAATCGGCGATCCGCGTGAAGGTATGGCCGCAGGCAAGTTGCTCTTCGACCTGTATGGAGAAAAGCTGGCAGGTCGTTGGGAACTGGTACGCATCGCCAAGCCCGGTGACCAATCAGAACAGTGGATCCTGTTCAAGAAGCGAGATGCCTGGGCGCGACCACTGGCGGAGTTCGACGTGTTGGCAGCTTTGCCGGATAGCGTCATCGCAAAGCCACTGGGTACGCTGACTCAGACGTCACAGGGCTCAACCGAAATGGCTTCCGATTCCGCCATCACGGACGCCCCGCTCGCCCCCTTGCCGGCTAAGCTCGGGCCACAGCTTGCGAACCCGGCACCCGCACTTCCGACTGGTACCGGGTGGGTCATCGAAACCAAGTTCGACGGCTATCGCATCCTGGCCAGGATCTCCGACGCCCGGGTGACGCTCTTTACCCGCAATGGGCATGACTGGACCCGGATGCTGCGTTCGCTGGCCGCGGAGATCGAGAAGCTCGACATCTCGGAAGGCTGGCTGGACGGCGAGATCGTCGTGCTGCGCGATGGCATGCCAGATTTCAATGCCTTGCAGAACGCCATCGACGGGCATCGCAGCGACGCAATCGTCTTCTTCGCCTTCGATCTACCCTTCTGGGAAGGCCGGGATTTGCGCAACGTGCCCCTGGCCCAGCGTCGGGCTAAGCTGGGGGAGCTTGTCGGAGATCGCTCCGAACGCGTGCGCTTTAGCGAGGCCTTCGATGCCCCCCCGGCGCAGATCTTCCAGGCGGCGTGCCAGCTCGGTCTCGAAGGCTTGATGTTCAAGCGGGCGGACGCCTCCTATGTTTCCGCGCGCACGCAGACGTGGCTGAAGGCCAAATGCAAACTGCGTCAGGAGTTTGTGATTGGCGGGTTCTCGGACCGCAGTGGTGCGGCAGCCGAGGTAGGCAAGCTATTGCTTGGTGTGTATGCGCACAGGGAACTCCGTTACGTCGGCGGCGTTGGAACCGGCTGGGACAGCGCGACGGCGACAGAGCTCAGGAGGCGCTTGGCCGCCTTGGAGGTTGACCGAAGTCCCTTTTCGACGGAGGCGCATTCCAGCCGGCGATGGGGTGGAGGTCGAGAAGCCGCTGTTCGTTGGGTAAAACCCACCCTCGTTGCAGAAGTTGAGTTTTCCGATTGGACCCCTGAAGGCCAGGTGCGTCAAGCCTCGTTCAAAGGCCTGCGCGCCGATCATCCAGCTAAGTCGATCCGGCGAGAGGCGATCCAGACTACCGTGACGCCGCACGGTGTGAGCGCCATCAAGGTCACCAATCCGGACCGTGTCATCGACAAATCCACAGGTATCACGAAGGTCGAGTTGGTTCGCTACTACGAGAGCGTGGCGGAGCGGATGCTGCCCCACCTCAAAGATCGGCCGCTATCCTTGGTGCGCGCGCCGGATGGCATTGATGCGCCGACGTTCTTTCAGAAGCACGCGGAAACGGCGATGCCCGGCCTCACCGAGCAACCCCAATCCCTTTGGCCCGGCCATGCCGCATTACTCACTGCTGATTCGGCAGAAGCAATCGTCGCCGCTGCCCAGATGAATGCGGTTGAGTTTCATACGTGGAATTCGACGGCCCGCCACATAGCGTGTCCCGACCGAGTCATTTTCGACCTCGATCCTGGCGAAGGGATTGCATGGGAGACGATGGTCGAAGCCGCCATGCTGGTGCGCACGCTGCTGGATGAACTGGGGCTGCAGTCCTGGTTGAAAACGAGCGGCGGCAAGGGGCTGCACGTCGCCGTGCCACTGGCGCCGCAGCGTTCCTACGATGAAGTGAAGGCGTTTTCGCGGGCCGCCGTCAAGCACTTGGCGGTCACCCTGCCCCAGCGCTTCACCGCCCGCTCTGGGGCGGCCAACCGCAAGGGGCGGATTTTCGTGGATTATCTGCGCAACGGCTTCTCGCAAACCACCGCAGCCGCGTTCTCGGCTCGAGCGCGGCCAGGGCTCGGTGTCTCCATCCCGGTGTCCTGGGAGCAGCTTACCAAGCTGAAAAGTGGCGCTCAGTGGACTATCCGCGACGCCCGGGAATACCTCAGTTTCCAAGTGGCGGATCCCTGGCAGTCTTACTGGGAGGCACGCCAAAGTTTGACCGCCGCCATCGAACGATTAAGCTGA
- a CDS encoding LysR family transcriptional regulator, which produces MKTEIASELEFFVLIARHGTLAAAARELDLTPPAATKRLALMESRLGVRLVNRTTRRISLTNEGETYLGYAQRILADLREMESVVASSGAEPRGLLRVNATLGFGRTTIAPLVSEFAKRYPQVEVQLEVTDRPVDLVDSGVDLAIRFGTLPDKRLSARRIMSNRRFLCASPVYLDKFGLPKSLSELHNHRCIIHRQNDEAHAIWRFEHDGHHESVKVGGVLSSNDGDIVLGWALDGHGILIRSEWDLAKYLESGRLRVVLPQFKLPSADLFVYYSQRRNQTARARAFIDFLVSKFQKSLEEKG; this is translated from the coding sequence GTGAAGACTGAGATCGCGTCCGAACTGGAATTCTTCGTCCTGATTGCCCGGCACGGCACTCTGGCGGCCGCGGCGCGCGAACTGGATCTGACGCCACCCGCAGCGACAAAGAGGCTGGCCCTCATGGAAAGCCGACTTGGCGTACGTCTGGTTAATCGCACCACGCGGCGTATCAGCCTGACTAACGAAGGCGAGACATACCTGGGATATGCCCAGAGGATCCTGGCGGATTTGCGGGAGATGGAAAGCGTCGTGGCGAGCAGCGGTGCCGAGCCGCGCGGGTTGCTTCGCGTCAATGCAACGCTCGGCTTCGGGCGGACCACCATTGCGCCTCTGGTTTCCGAGTTTGCAAAGCGCTATCCGCAGGTGGAGGTGCAGCTCGAGGTCACGGACAGGCCGGTCGACCTCGTGGACAGTGGCGTCGACCTGGCGATCCGGTTCGGGACGCTGCCAGATAAGCGGTTGAGCGCCCGGCGGATCATGTCGAACCGTCGCTTCCTCTGCGCTTCTCCGGTCTACCTGGATAAGTTCGGATTACCCAAATCACTATCCGAGCTTCACAACCATCGCTGCATCATTCACAGGCAGAACGACGAAGCCCATGCCATCTGGCGCTTCGAGCATGACGGTCACCACGAAAGCGTAAAGGTCGGCGGCGTCCTGTCCAGCAACGACGGAGATATTGTGCTCGGCTGGGCTCTTGATGGGCACGGCATCCTGATACGTTCCGAGTGGGACTTGGCAAAGTATTTGGAGAGCGGCCGCTTGCGAGTCGTCTTACCACAGTTCAAGCTGCCTTCGGCTGACCTCTTTGTCTATTATTCACAGCGCCGTAATCAGACAGCGCGCGCGCGCGCTTTTATCGACTTCCTGGTAAGCAAATTTCAGAAGTCGCTTGAAGAGAAGGGATAG
- a CDS encoding mandelate racemase/muconate lactonizing enzyme family protein yields the protein MKIVEIREKTFPISSPIRNAYIDFSKMTLSLVAVVTDVIRDGKPVVGYGFNSNGRYGQGTLMRERFIPRILEADPESLVDATGNNLDPHKIWDTMFKNEKPGGHGERSVAIGTIDMAIWDAVAKIEGKPLFQLLADRYGNGQPDRKVFVYAAGGYYYPGQDHSKLKDEMRSYIDRGYTVVKKKIGGASLDEDLRRIDSILSVLQDGQKLAVDANGRFDLDTAIQYAKALSQYDLFWYEEPGDPLDFELQATLRNYYDKPIATGEDLFSMQDARNLIRYGGMRPDRDYLQFDCALSYGLVEYLRTLEMLKQHGWSASRCIPHGGHQMSLNIAAGLGLGGNESYPDLFQPFGGFPDGVKVEKGYLTMPDLPGIGFEGKSDLYSVMQQLSA from the coding sequence ATGAAAATCGTAGAAATCCGCGAAAAGACCTTCCCGATCAGCTCGCCCATCCGCAACGCCTACATCGATTTCAGCAAGATGACGCTGAGCTTGGTCGCTGTGGTCACCGACGTGATCCGCGACGGAAAGCCCGTAGTCGGCTACGGCTTCAATTCCAACGGCCGGTATGGCCAGGGAACGCTGATGCGCGAGCGCTTCATCCCGCGCATCCTGGAAGCCGATCCGGAGTCGCTGGTCGACGCCACCGGAAACAACCTGGATCCGCACAAGATCTGGGACACCATGTTCAAGAACGAGAAGCCGGGCGGCCATGGCGAGCGTTCGGTCGCCATCGGCACCATTGACATGGCAATCTGGGACGCCGTCGCAAAGATCGAAGGCAAGCCGCTGTTCCAGTTGCTAGCCGACCGTTACGGCAATGGGCAGCCCGATCGCAAGGTGTTTGTCTACGCCGCCGGCGGCTACTACTACCCCGGTCAGGACCACAGCAAGCTCAAGGACGAGATGCGCAGCTACATCGACCGTGGCTACACCGTGGTCAAGAAGAAGATCGGCGGTGCATCGCTGGATGAAGACCTGCGCCGCATCGATTCGATCCTGAGCGTGCTGCAAGACGGACAGAAGCTCGCAGTCGACGCCAACGGCCGCTTCGATCTCGATACCGCCATCCAGTACGCCAAGGCGCTCTCGCAATACGACTTGTTCTGGTACGAGGAGCCGGGCGATCCCCTGGACTTCGAACTGCAGGCGACGCTGCGCAACTACTACGACAAGCCGATAGCGACCGGCGAGGACCTGTTCTCGATGCAAGACGCCCGCAACCTGATTCGCTACGGCGGAATGCGTCCGGATCGCGACTACCTGCAGTTCGACTGCGCCCTCAGCTATGGCCTCGTGGAATACCTCCGCACGCTCGAAATGCTGAAGCAACATGGTTGGTCCGCAAGCCGCTGCATCCCCCACGGTGGTCACCAGATGTCCCTGAACATTGCCGCAGGCCTGGGTCTGGGCGGCAATGAAAGCTACCCCGACCTGTTCCAGCCGTTCGGTGGCTTCCCTGACGGTGTCAAGGTCGAGAAGGGCTACCTCACGATGCCCGATCTGCCTGGTATCGGATTCGAGGGCAAGTCTGACCTCTACAGCGTGATGCAGCAACTGTCTGCTTGA
- a CDS encoding tripartite tricarboxylate transporter substrate-binding protein, producing MWNKQAATRAATFCIVSGLFVTSGYARAEYPEKPITLVVPFVAGGPSDKIARDVAEALRKTLVTTVVVENTAGAGGTIGTARVVRANPDGYTLLVHHIGLATAPALYKKLGYKTSDLEFLGLINEAPSTLIGKLDLPPNNVPELRKFIAANGGKLNLANAGMGSASHLCSLLLQSTLKSDMTFVPYKGTAPAMSDIMGGQVDLMCEQATNSTPQIEAKKVKAYGVTSAQRSKVPALSGIPTLNEGGLAGFNFTVWHGMYAPRGTPPAVLEKINKALRAALKDPALIKREEALGITVVADDRLSPAGHKKFFDEEVIRWTKVIKDAGIQPE from the coding sequence ATGTGGAACAAGCAAGCGGCAACCCGCGCCGCAACCTTCTGTATTGTCAGCGGTCTCTTCGTCACCTCGGGCTACGCCCGTGCTGAGTATCCGGAGAAACCCATTACCTTGGTTGTCCCGTTCGTGGCCGGAGGGCCGAGCGACAAGATTGCGCGAGACGTCGCCGAAGCGCTGCGCAAGACGCTCGTCACGACAGTAGTTGTCGAAAATACCGCCGGCGCTGGCGGCACCATCGGCACCGCACGTGTTGTGCGGGCGAATCCGGATGGCTACACGCTGCTGGTTCACCATATCGGCCTGGCGACTGCTCCCGCGCTCTACAAGAAGCTGGGCTACAAGACTTCCGACCTTGAGTTCCTGGGGCTTATCAACGAGGCGCCATCCACACTCATCGGCAAGCTTGACCTGCCGCCTAACAACGTCCCTGAACTGCGAAAGTTCATTGCCGCGAATGGCGGAAAGCTGAACCTGGCCAACGCGGGAATGGGCTCCGCATCGCACCTCTGCAGCCTGTTGCTGCAAAGTACGCTGAAGAGCGACATGACATTTGTGCCGTACAAGGGAACGGCGCCCGCAATGTCTGACATCATGGGCGGACAGGTCGATCTGATGTGCGAGCAGGCCACGAACAGTACGCCGCAGATCGAAGCCAAGAAGGTGAAAGCCTACGGCGTGACGAGCGCCCAGCGTTCCAAGGTACCGGCGCTTTCGGGGATCCCGACCCTTAATGAGGGCGGCCTAGCCGGATTCAACTTTACCGTCTGGCACGGGATGTACGCCCCGCGCGGTACGCCGCCCGCGGTACTTGAGAAAATCAACAAGGCCTTGCGTGCCGCGCTCAAAGACCCCGCGTTGATCAAGCGGGAGGAGGCACTGGGTATCACCGTTGTTGCCGATGATCGCCTTTCTCCAGCAGGGCACAAGAAGTTCTTCGACGAAGAAGTAATCCGGTGGACGAAGGTCATAAAGGACGCCGGCATCCAGCCCGAGTGA
- a CDS encoding antitoxin Xre/MbcA/ParS toxin-binding domain-containing protein, with product MAGAGVTGQTFSGPEDLPATELGGVEPLSGLALALNTGRLQIIKGYFSVSQVRAPKVDHANPGKWPRHCERVDIWKFEEKQSDVQLALHAYHDALTGDVDQVVIASNDTDLAPALQMIRDNTNVVGLVNPTCDHRRPPNTSLVQLSHWTREHISEQELASAQLPRVVPRKRGVSLKPTSWYARPDLLTPALTLATKVRGSKGAAFKWLSTPNEHLGGAVPLDLLESDEGAAAVIAYMEDWIAKHPKSGDME from the coding sequence TTGGCCGGAGCGGGCGTAACTGGTCAAACGTTCAGCGGCCCTGAAGACCTGCCGGCAACAGAACTCGGCGGTGTGGAACCTTTAAGCGGCCTTGCTTTGGCGTTGAATACAGGCCGGCTTCAAATCATTAAAGGATACTTCTCCGTTTCCCAAGTCAGGGCGCCGAAGGTCGACCACGCTAACCCTGGCAAGTGGCCCCGGCACTGTGAGCGCGTAGACATCTGGAAGTTCGAGGAGAAGCAGAGCGATGTCCAACTCGCACTGCATGCCTACCATGATGCCCTAACAGGCGACGTGGATCAGGTCGTAATTGCCTCGAATGACACGGACCTGGCACCGGCACTGCAAATGATCCGCGACAACACGAATGTCGTGGGACTGGTGAATCCCACTTGCGACCATCGACGCCCGCCCAACACGAGTCTCGTTCAGCTCAGTCATTGGACACGTGAACACATTTCCGAGCAAGAACTTGCTTCCGCGCAGTTGCCGCGGGTGGTGCCGCGCAAACGTGGCGTGAGTCTCAAGCCGACGTCCTGGTACGCGCGGCCTGACTTGCTAACCCCCGCTTTGACTTTGGCCACTAAGGTGCGAGGCAGTAAAGGGGCCGCGTTCAAATGGCTCAGCACCCCGAATGAGCATCTGGGGGGCGCGGTCCCTTTGGATCTTTTGGAGTCGGACGAGGGTGCCGCCGCGGTGATAGCTTATATGGAAGACTGGATCGCCAAGCACCCGAAAAGCGGTGATATGGAATAA
- a CDS encoding type II toxin-antitoxin system VapB family antitoxin, which produces MRTTIALDDDLIAKAQAYTGLKEKTALVREALKALIQREAAKRLANLGGSQPGIKGAPRRRQDVE; this is translated from the coding sequence ATGCGCACGACTATTGCGCTTGATGACGACTTGATCGCCAAGGCTCAAGCCTATACGGGCCTGAAGGAAAAAACGGCACTCGTGCGCGAAGCGCTAAAGGCCTTGATCCAGCGCGAAGCCGCGAAACGACTCGCGAATCTTGGCGGTAGTCAACCGGGCATCAAGGGGGCGCCGCGTCGCCGGCAGGACGTCGAATGA
- a CDS encoding type II toxin-antitoxin system VapC family toxin, whose protein sequence is MILVDTSVWIDHINASDPVLISLLAEERVLAHPYVIGEISLGSLRDRDVVLGALLDLPRAPVVTPEETFYLIEREGLFNRGIGYVDTSLLASARLQPGITIWTRDKRLKKVADELNLGAVLAH, encoded by the coding sequence ATGATTCTTGTCGACACGTCGGTCTGGATTGACCACATCAACGCTTCTGATCCTGTGCTGATTAGCCTGCTTGCCGAGGAGCGTGTGCTGGCTCATCCATATGTGATAGGCGAGATTTCGCTCGGTAGTCTGCGTGACCGTGACGTCGTGCTTGGCGCGTTGCTCGATCTGCCGCGCGCGCCAGTTGTAACGCCGGAGGAGACGTTCTATCTGATCGAGCGCGAAGGTTTGTTCAATCGTGGAATCGGATATGTCGACACGTCACTGTTGGCGTCCGCGCGCCTACAACCAGGCATCACCATCTGGACGCGCGACAAGCGATTGAAGAAAGTTGCCGATGAACTCAATCTCGGCGCGGTGCTCGCGCACTAG
- a CDS encoding helix-turn-helix domain-containing protein, with protein MKVSQSSVLSPELAQQAAHVGWLLARLRQARHIKQADAAVRAGLSRNTAYRIEKGDPGLAFGQMLEYLMEAAERIEDGLPVPANLELISGTASATCAATIVRCSRLNNSLARTARSRSRWPACHSVSTTICKLIRMAASHACPGSQSMPGSLLSFRTHRFFVI; from the coding sequence ATGAAAGTCTCCCAGTCCTCCGTCCTCTCCCCAGAATTGGCGCAGCAAGCGGCACATGTTGGCTGGCTGCTGGCCCGGCTACGCCAGGCTCGCCACATCAAGCAAGCCGACGCTGCGGTGCGCGCGGGGCTTTCTCGCAACACGGCCTATCGAATCGAGAAGGGGGATCCAGGCCTCGCATTCGGCCAGATGCTCGAGTACCTCATGGAGGCCGCAGAGCGTATCGAAGACGGCCTGCCTGTTCCGGCCAACCTCGAGCTGATCTCCGGCACCGCCTCGGCAACCTGTGCCGCGACCATCGTGCGCTGCAGCCGGCTCAACAATAGTCTCGCTCGAACTGCGCGATCTCGGTCACGGTGGCCGGCGTGTCACTCGGTATCCACTACGATTTGTAAACTGATCCGCATGGCGGCCTCCCACGCATGTCCGGGCAGCCAGTCTATGCCAGGATCTCTCTTATCTTTTCGGACGCATCGCTTTTTCGTTATCTAG
- a CDS encoding DEAD/DEAH box helicase: MLAPHLTPGGHLLAVPEDAAPILADETRLRLANSFALGAGHGLLHLGAAEIDRILPPAWAWWRDFAARYVTALCATPEGGEIEVATPAAQDLYALIDDAPPMMGGEYLTPDVLATLWGEMDTALHQELAAANVSLQDFLKMRHPAWNLVGRVHFNLAENRRDPESPFAFLATYTSRLSALGKAQHQPLSQALAEFSGARSKAQLLSLLLPVQRAAEHCDWLREMVDTGEIYHPLRWTPLDAYRFLSDLSQLEAAGIVVRTPGSWQSGRPARPVVKASVGAQPPSLLGKDALLDFDMEVSLDGERLSAAEVRDLLKGADGLQLIRGRWVEVDKKKLGRLLKRFEAMEKAAQTGLPFNEALRLLAGVSLDDSADPADRDWSQLVAGPWLADILQELRQPEGLAQISPGPELKANLRPYQQAGVRWLYLLTRLGLGACLADDMGLGKTMQVLSLLLVLKRESAEVRPSLLVAPASLLANWAAEAERFAPSLRLLIAHPSVMPAAELRALDPARLADTDLVITSFGSLLRQPVLGTIPWRVAIVDEAQAIKNPGAKQTRQVKQLQAQSRIALTGTPVENRLSDLWSIFDFTHPGLLGSDKVFANFTRRLAQAEHFGPLRTLVRPYILRRLKTDKRVIDDLPDKTELKAWCHLSPSQAALYQRAVKDLATALEDAEGIGRKGVVLSFLMRFKQICNHPSQWLGDAAWHAEDSGKFARLRQLAEVIAAKQEKVLVFTQFRETTEPLAAFLGSIFGREGLVLHGGTPVAKRRELVKRFQEDELIPFFVLSLKAGGAGLNLTAASHVIHYDRWWNPAVENQATDRAFRIGQQRNVLVHKFICRGTIEDRIDQLIEAKQQLVKDVLEGGAELLLTEMSDRELLDLVKLDVHAAQEN, encoded by the coding sequence ATGCTCGCACCACACCTGACGCCCGGCGGACACCTGCTCGCGGTGCCGGAGGACGCCGCGCCAATCTTGGCAGATGAAACGCGACTGCGGCTGGCAAATTCCTTCGCCCTTGGCGCGGGGCATGGCCTGCTGCATCTGGGCGCGGCGGAAATCGACCGCATTTTGCCCCCCGCATGGGCCTGGTGGCGTGATTTTGCCGCGCGCTATGTCACCGCCTTGTGCGCTACGCCCGAAGGCGGTGAGATCGAGGTCGCAACGCCTGCTGCCCAAGACCTTTATGCCCTGATCGACGATGCGCCGCCAATGATGGGCGGCGAGTATCTCACGCCCGATGTGCTGGCCACGCTGTGGGGCGAGATGGATACTGCCTTGCATCAGGAACTGGCGGCCGCCAATGTCTCGCTTCAGGATTTCCTCAAAATGCGCCACCCGGCGTGGAATCTTGTCGGCCGTGTGCATTTCAATCTCGCTGAGAACCGCAGGGATCCGGAGTCACCGTTCGCCTTCCTTGCGACGTACACCTCGCGCCTGTCGGCCCTTGGCAAAGCGCAACATCAGCCACTGTCGCAAGCCCTGGCGGAATTTTCAGGAGCCAGGAGCAAGGCGCAACTGCTGTCGTTACTGCTGCCGGTGCAGCGCGCCGCGGAACACTGCGATTGGCTTCGCGAGATGGTGGATACCGGCGAGATATACCATCCGCTGCGCTGGACGCCGCTCGATGCCTATCGCTTTCTCTCGGACCTGTCCCAACTCGAAGCCGCCGGGATTGTCGTACGCACCCCAGGCAGTTGGCAATCGGGCCGCCCTGCCCGTCCCGTTGTGAAAGCCAGCGTCGGCGCACAACCGCCTTCGCTCCTGGGCAAGGACGCGTTACTCGATTTCGACATGGAAGTCTCGCTCGACGGCGAGCGTCTCAGCGCCGCCGAGGTCAGGGATCTGCTCAAAGGCGCCGACGGCTTGCAACTCATCCGGGGCCGCTGGGTCGAGGTGGACAAGAAAAAGCTCGGTCGCCTCCTGAAGCGATTCGAGGCCATGGAAAAGGCGGCGCAAACCGGCCTACCCTTTAATGAGGCGCTTCGTCTTCTGGCGGGTGTTTCGCTCGACGATAGCGCCGATCCCGCTGACCGCGACTGGTCGCAGCTGGTGGCAGGGCCCTGGCTGGCCGACATCCTGCAGGAGTTGCGTCAGCCGGAGGGGTTGGCGCAGATCAGCCCGGGGCCGGAACTCAAGGCTAACCTGCGGCCCTACCAACAGGCCGGCGTGCGGTGGTTGTACCTGCTCACCCGGCTCGGACTGGGCGCTTGCCTGGCCGATGATATGGGCCTAGGCAAGACCATGCAGGTACTCTCGCTGCTGCTCGTGCTGAAGCGCGAAAGCGCCGAGGTGCGGCCCAGCCTGCTGGTCGCCCCCGCATCGCTGCTGGCCAACTGGGCGGCAGAGGCCGAGCGCTTTGCCCCCAGCTTGCGCCTCCTGATCGCCCATCCGTCGGTCATGCCGGCGGCCGAATTGCGTGCGCTGGACCCCGCGCGGCTTGCGGACACCGATCTCGTCATCACCAGCTTTGGCTCGCTGCTGCGCCAGCCGGTATTGGGCACCATCCCATGGCGCGTTGCCATTGTCGACGAAGCCCAGGCGATCAAGAATCCGGGCGCCAAGCAAACGCGACAGGTCAAGCAACTCCAGGCACAATCGCGCATCGCGCTGACCGGAACCCCCGTAGAAAACCGTCTGTCCGACCTGTGGTCCATTTTCGATTTCACCCACCCCGGCTTGCTGGGCTCAGACAAAGTCTTTGCCAACTTTACCAGGCGGCTGGCGCAGGCCGAGCACTTCGGTCCGCTGCGAACGCTGGTACGGCCCTACATTCTTCGCCGCCTAAAGACCGACAAGCGGGTCATCGACGATCTTCCGGACAAGACCGAACTCAAGGCCTGGTGCCACCTGAGCCCGAGCCAGGCGGCACTTTATCAGCGTGCGGTGAAGGATCTGGCCACCGCGCTTGAAGACGCCGAAGGCATTGGTCGCAAGGGTGTAGTGCTGAGCTTCCTGATGCGCTTCAAACAGATCTGCAACCATCCGTCGCAGTGGTTGGGCGACGCGGCCTGGCACGCGGAAGACAGCGGCAAGTTCGCCCGCCTGCGCCAACTGGCCGAAGTCATTGCCGCCAAGCAGGAAAAGGTGCTGGTCTTCACCCAGTTCCGCGAGACCACTGAGCCACTGGCGGCATTTCTGGGGTCGATCTTTGGCCGCGAAGGTCTTGTGCTCCATGGCGGCACCCCGGTAGCCAAGCGCCGCGAACTGGTCAAGCGATTCCAGGAAGATGAGCTGATCCCCTTCTTCGTGCTCTCGCTCAAGGCCGGTGGGGCCGGTCTGAATCTCACCGCCGCTTCGCATGTGATCCACTACGACCGCTGGTGGAATCCCGCGGTGGAAAATCAGGCGACTGATCGAGCATTCCGTATCGGCCAGCAGAGGAACGTCCTGGTGCATAAATTTATCTGCCGTGGCACGATCGAGGACCGTATCGACCAGTTGATCGAAGCGAAGCAGCAATTGGTGAAGGATGTGCTGGAGGGCGGCGCAGAACTCCTGCTCACCGAGATGAGCGATCGCGAATTGCTCGATCTCGTGAAGCTCGACGTTCATGCCGCGCAGGAAAACTGA